Proteins from one Sphingopyxis terrae subsp. terrae NBRC 15098 genomic window:
- a CDS encoding MFS transporter, with protein MDRSSPLPAAGQPAPLPTQSTLRRAIGASALGNAVEWFDYGIYAYGVTYISAALFPGEASEAVLFALATFAISFLVRPLGGLFWGPLGDRIGRKSVLAMTILMMAGATFAVGLIPSYDSIGFWAPAILVLLRMIQGFSTGGEYGGAATFMAEYAPDARRGFYGSFLEFGTLAGFSFGAALMLGYSLHLGDAAMHEWGWRIPFLVAGPIGLIGMYVRSKMEDTPIFLEAQQSAEDRPSPGLAALGRDHWRPLLVVGGLVVALNVVNYTLLSYMPTYLERRIGLAPDQALLVPIIGMLFMMVFLPFAGALSDRVGRRPMWRFSLLALLVAVIPLYMLIGTGFAGAVAGFLLLGLLYVPQLATISATFPALFPTAVRFAGFAIAYNISTSIFGGTAPMVGSALISATGDPLMPAYYMMAACLVGLVALHYMPETAGRSLRDDPFRR; from the coding sequence ATGGACCGTTCGTCCCCGCTCCCCGCCGCCGGACAGCCCGCGCCGCTCCCCACCCAATCGACGCTGCGTCGCGCGATCGGGGCGTCGGCGCTCGGCAATGCGGTCGAATGGTTCGACTATGGCATTTACGCCTATGGCGTCACCTACATCTCGGCCGCGCTTTTCCCCGGCGAGGCGAGCGAGGCGGTGCTCTTCGCGCTCGCGACCTTCGCCATTTCCTTCCTTGTCCGCCCCCTCGGCGGACTGTTCTGGGGGCCGCTCGGCGACCGCATCGGCCGCAAGTCCGTGCTCGCGATGACGATCCTTATGATGGCGGGCGCGACCTTCGCCGTCGGCCTGATCCCATCCTATGACAGTATCGGCTTCTGGGCGCCCGCGATCCTCGTCCTGCTGCGGATGATCCAAGGTTTTTCGACCGGCGGCGAATATGGCGGCGCGGCGACTTTCATGGCCGAATATGCCCCCGACGCCCGACGCGGCTTCTATGGCAGCTTCCTCGAGTTCGGAACACTCGCGGGCTTTTCCTTCGGCGCCGCGCTGATGCTCGGCTATTCGCTGCACCTTGGCGATGCGGCGATGCACGAATGGGGGTGGCGCATCCCCTTCCTTGTCGCCGGTCCGATCGGGTTGATCGGCATGTATGTCCGCTCGAAGATGGAGGATACGCCCATCTTTCTGGAGGCGCAGCAGTCGGCCGAAGACCGGCCCTCGCCCGGACTCGCCGCGCTGGGCAGGGATCACTGGCGGCCTCTGCTCGTCGTCGGCGGGCTCGTCGTCGCGCTGAACGTCGTCAATTATACACTGCTCAGCTATATGCCGACCTATCTCGAGCGGCGGATCGGCTTGGCGCCCGATCAGGCGCTGCTCGTTCCGATCATCGGGATGCTGTTCATGATGGTCTTTCTGCCCTTTGCGGGCGCGCTGTCGGACCGGGTCGGACGGCGGCCGATGTGGCGCTTTTCACTCCTCGCGTTGCTCGTCGCGGTCATCCCGCTCTATATGCTGATCGGCACGGGCTTCGCGGGGGCGGTCGCCGGCTTCCTGCTGCTCGGCCTGCTCTATGTGCCGCAGCTCGCGACAATCTCGGCAACCTTTCCCGCGCTCTTTCCCACCGCGGTGCGTTTTGCCGGCTTTGCGATCGCCTATAATATCTCGACGTCCATCTTCGGCGGCACCGCACCGATGGTCGGCAGCGCGCTGATCTCCGCGACTGGCGACCCGCTGATGCCTGCCTATTACATGATGGCGGCGTGTCTCGTCGGACTCGTCGCGCTTCATTACATGCCCGAAACCGCGGGCCGTTCGCTGCGCGACGACCCGTTCCGGCGCTAG